In the Hordeum vulgare subsp. vulgare chromosome 7H, MorexV3_pseudomolecules_assembly, whole genome shotgun sequence genome, one interval contains:
- the LOC123408854 gene encoding BTB/POZ and MATH domain-containing protein 1-like, with protein MENACTNLNQVARSVRLLNIDGFSLTAGMGGDYCLRSIWNVDGYELEVLIYPGTTWVALKLVFLSQARTQWGVRASMACQLVDLSRELEPCHEYAVSETFHHPQDFGALVFMDRNKIPSGYIKDDMLTLRCAITVLKELPAPTIPAEEVIAQPSTNLHQHLGELLQSEMGADVTFLVCDESFAAHKYILAARSPVFKAQFFGEMKDKCSARVEIKDMEPAAFRAMLHFMYTDTVPELDRPLEEVTTMAQHLLVAADMYGLERLKLVCEIKLCGGITVHTAATTLALAEQHGCSKLKAKCVEFIVSTPPVLEAVLATDGYKHLESSCPLVLTELLKSVHVSKS; from the coding sequence ATGGAAAATGCCTGCACAAACCTCAACCAGGTCGCCCGCTCGGTGCGGCTGCTCAACATCGACGGGTTCAGCTTGACCGCGGGCATGGGCGGCGACTACTGCCTCAGATCCATATGGAACGTCGATGGGTACGAGCTGGAAGTCCTCATCTATCCGGGCACCACATGGGTGGCTCTGAAACTTGTCTTCCTCAGCCAAGCCCGCACGCAGTGGGGCGTGAGGGCGAGCATGGCCTGTCAGCTGGTGGATCTCAGCAGGGAGCTTGAACCGTGTCATGAGTATGCCGTGTCAGAAACCTTCCATCACCCCCAAGACTTTGGGGCACTGGTCTTCATGGATAGAAATAAGATACCGTCTGGTTATATCAAGGATGATATGCTGACTCTGCGATGCGCCATCACCGTACTCAAGGAATTACCGGCACCAACCATCCCAGCTGAAGAAGTGATCGCCCAACCATCCACCAACTTGCACCAGCACCTCGGCGAACTCCTGCAGAGCGAGATGGGGGCCGATGTCACATTTCTTGTGTGCGATGAGTCGTTTGCTGCACACAAGTACATACTTGCCGCAAGGTCTCCGGTTTTCAAGGCCCAGTTCTTTGGGGAAATGAAGGACAAGTGCTCGGCACGCGTGGAGATCAAGGACATGGAGCCCGCGGCGTTCAGGGCCATGCTGCACTTCATGTACACCGACACGGTGCCTGAGCTTGATCGACCGCTCGAGGAGGTGACGACGATGGCTCAACATTTGCTTGTGGCCGCTGACATGTATGGACTTGAGAGGCTCAAGCTGGTTTGTGAAATAAAGCTCTGTGGTGGCATCACGGTCCACACCGCAGCGACCACTCTTGCTTTGGCGGAGCAGCACGGTTGCTCGAAGCTCAAGGCCAAATGTGTCGAGTTTATCGTCAGTACGcctcctgttcttgaggctgtgtTGGCGACAGATGGGTATAAGCACCTCGAATCAAGCTGCCCTTTGGTCCTGACTGAGCTTCTCAAGTCTGTCCATGTGAGTAAGAGTTGA